From the Roseibium sp. HPY-6 genome, one window contains:
- a CDS encoding CaiB/BaiF CoA-transferase family protein, which translates to MSAPLEGIKVVELARILAGPWTGQTLADLGADVIKVESPQGDDTRGWGPPFVADDAGGEGDAAYFHSCNRGKRSVVADFRTEEGQEIVRRLVADADVLVENFKVGGLAKYGLDYDSLKQINPGLVYCSITGFGQTGPYAHRAGYDFMIQGMGGIMDLTGNPDGAPQKIGVAFADIFTGLYGVIGILAALRRRDTIGDGEWVDMALLDAQVAVLANQALNYFVSGNAPKRLGNAHPNIVPYQVFPAKDGHLIIAVGNDGQFKRLCGVLGRPELAEQPKYATNAARVAARSELVPLLCEETAARARDDLLAALELEGVPAGPINSVEDVFNDTQVAHRGMKVDLPAGGVAGGSVSSVRTPIAFRNADLALDRAAPSLGAHTQEVLAELGLAPPDATTRNS; encoded by the coding sequence ATGTCTGCACCCCTTGAAGGCATAAAGGTTGTTGAACTTGCACGCATTCTTGCCGGTCCCTGGACAGGCCAGACACTGGCTGACCTCGGTGCGGATGTGATCAAGGTCGAAAGCCCCCAGGGCGACGATACGCGGGGATGGGGACCGCCCTTTGTCGCAGATGACGCAGGAGGAGAGGGGGATGCGGCTTACTTTCATTCCTGCAACCGCGGCAAACGCTCCGTTGTCGCTGATTTCCGGACAGAAGAGGGGCAGGAAATCGTACGCCGGCTGGTCGCCGACGCAGACGTCCTTGTTGAAAACTTCAAGGTCGGCGGCTTGGCGAAGTATGGATTGGACTACGACAGCCTGAAGCAGATCAATCCAGGGCTGGTTTATTGCTCGATTACCGGCTTCGGTCAGACAGGGCCTTACGCGCATCGCGCCGGATACGATTTCATGATCCAGGGTATGGGCGGCATTATGGATCTGACCGGCAATCCCGACGGTGCTCCTCAAAAGATCGGCGTTGCTTTTGCGGATATCTTTACAGGCCTTTACGGTGTCATCGGCATTCTGGCAGCGTTGCGGCGGCGCGACACAATCGGAGACGGGGAATGGGTCGACATGGCTCTGCTTGATGCTCAGGTGGCTGTGCTGGCGAACCAGGCTCTCAATTACTTCGTATCCGGAAACGCGCCGAAACGATTGGGCAATGCACACCCGAATATTGTGCCTTATCAGGTTTTTCCCGCAAAGGACGGTCACCTGATCATTGCTGTTGGCAATGATGGCCAGTTCAAAAGGCTGTGCGGGGTTCTTGGGCGTCCGGAACTTGCCGAACAACCGAAATACGCAACAAATGCGGCGCGTGTCGCCGCGCGGTCCGAGCTTGTGCCTCTGTTGTGTGAAGAAACGGCAGCGCGCGCACGAGACGATCTTTTGGCCGCGCTCGAGTTGGAAGGAGTGCCCGCAGGACCGATCAATTCGGTCGAAGATGTCTTCAACGACACGCAGGTCGCCCATCGTGGCATGAAAGTTGACCTGCCCGCTGGCGGAGTTGCCGGCGGGTCGGTCTCTTCGGTGCGCACGCCAATAGCCTTTCGAAACGCCGATTTGGCACTCGATCGCGCTGCACCGTCTTTGGGGGCACATACGCAGGAAGTCCTTGCAGAGCTTGGCCTTGCGCCGCCGGACGCCACGACTAGGAATTCGTGA
- a CDS encoding NUDIX domain-containing protein, producing MQDTDYLRFIDQTLLSDNWGKLTRYRFEYLRKDGSWQEQIREAYDRGNGVTCLLYNPDTGCVLLTRQFRLPVLLSGKDPFLIETPAGLLEGANPEDRMRSELIEETGYEVSALEHLFDVHMSPGSVTEYLSFYSGTYHLKDRVGDGGGEVTEGEDIEVMHVPLKEALNMIRSGDICDAKTIMLLQERALREFTR from the coding sequence ATGCAAGACACAGACTATTTGCGCTTTATCGATCAGACGCTCCTGTCGGACAATTGGGGCAAGCTGACACGATACCGGTTTGAATACCTGCGCAAGGACGGTTCTTGGCAGGAGCAGATCCGGGAGGCCTATGACCGGGGCAATGGGGTAACCTGCCTCCTCTACAACCCGGACACCGGCTGCGTTCTTTTAACGCGTCAGTTCCGGTTGCCGGTACTGCTCAGCGGCAAGGACCCGTTCCTGATCGAAACGCCGGCCGGGTTGTTGGAAGGGGCCAATCCTGAAGATCGGATGCGGTCCGAGCTAATCGAGGAAACCGGCTACGAAGTGTCCGCACTTGAGCATCTGTTCGATGTCCACATGAGTCCCGGTTCGGTGACGGAATACCTTTCATTTTACTCAGGAACGTACCATTTGAAGGACAGGGTCGGTGATGGTGGAGGCGAAGTCACCGAAGGCGAGGACATCGAGGTCATGCATGTTCCACTGAAGGAAGCGCTCAACATGATCCGGTCGGGAGACATCTGTGATGCAAAGACCATCATGCTTTTGCAGGAACGGGCCTTGCGTGAATTCACGCGGTAA
- a CDS encoding adenylate/guanylate cyclase domain-containing protein — protein sequence MAERKRSDRRIKLPLTSIVGLGFGAFVALAIGLVLGLSVSANFSNTFSLLNDKTILSTNALEAQLRTHFASVQNAVIGLKPYFDDGTLGLDDRERTFEDLSIALKSNSDVTTLVMTSKDGRRIGIYRAPNGKLWRIEADVPPPGMNATKLPSLNTASAPTWGPLVEHEVGLFANVSVPLVRDDELIGTLTAATSMKDLSHIVRAQDEGFTNTIFIIDGSGRVIMHSDASELQTGGSIKENLPDAWHNLGDPVLAAMVDEQPIDEFQKAAELGIDVSFVEANDDEYIIMKAALDGFSDQPWTIGQYYQSATVSREVRRLAGSMFVGFGALVISVLIAFWLGRRVARPLRNLAVQSERVGSLSLNDVEPMPRSRVAEIDQVALAFNSMVEGLKAMNTYVPRSLFIKLMRLGGGQAAEAREADLTILFTDIVGFTALSEHMSAEETAGLLNDHFAILVEAVESEGGTVDKFLGDGMLAFWGAPDERPDHAEAAVRTARRIAAALKESNVNARAEGRPVMFTRIGIHSGPAVVGNVGALDRWNYTVVGDTVNAAERLQTLGKEVEGEPEVTILASADTVSRLPGEQHKRPVGAHHLRGRSGLMEVYWLDPHPLASTGKTSPRELPVSAAE from the coding sequence ATGGCAGAGCGCAAGCGCAGCGATCGACGCATCAAGCTCCCGCTGACATCCATTGTCGGCCTGGGATTTGGCGCGTTTGTCGCCTTGGCGATCGGCCTTGTGCTTGGATTGTCCGTCAGTGCGAATTTCAGCAACACGTTTTCGCTGCTCAATGACAAGACAATTCTGAGCACGAACGCACTGGAGGCGCAGCTGCGCACTCATTTTGCCTCCGTGCAAAATGCGGTCATTGGCCTGAAGCCTTATTTTGACGATGGAACGCTCGGTCTGGACGACAGAGAGCGCACTTTCGAGGATCTGTCGATCGCGCTCAAGTCGAACAGTGACGTGACGACGCTCGTGATGACGTCGAAAGACGGGCGGCGCATCGGTATCTACCGGGCGCCCAATGGCAAGTTGTGGCGCATCGAAGCGGACGTTCCACCGCCTGGGATGAACGCGACGAAGCTTCCGTCGCTCAACACTGCAAGCGCGCCTACCTGGGGGCCGTTGGTCGAGCACGAAGTCGGACTGTTCGCCAACGTTTCGGTCCCGCTTGTGAGAGACGATGAATTGATCGGCACGCTGACCGCGGCAACGTCGATGAAGGACCTCTCGCATATCGTCAGAGCCCAGGACGAAGGGTTCACCAACACGATTTTCATCATTGATGGCAGCGGGCGCGTGATCATGCACTCGGACGCCAGCGAGCTGCAGACCGGCGGCTCGATCAAGGAGAATCTGCCGGACGCCTGGCACAATCTCGGAGATCCGGTTCTTGCGGCCATGGTCGACGAACAACCGATCGATGAGTTCCAGAAAGCCGCGGAGCTCGGAATCGATGTGTCTTTTGTCGAAGCGAATGACGATGAATACATCATCATGAAGGCTGCGCTGGACGGCTTCAGCGATCAGCCATGGACGATTGGGCAGTACTATCAAAGCGCGACAGTTTCCAGAGAAGTCCGCCGGCTAGCCGGGTCAATGTTCGTTGGCTTTGGTGCCTTGGTCATTTCGGTGCTGATTGCATTCTGGCTGGGTCGACGCGTTGCGCGGCCGCTTCGCAATCTCGCGGTACAGTCCGAGCGGGTCGGCAGCCTGTCGCTGAACGATGTTGAGCCGATGCCGCGCAGCCGCGTCGCAGAGATTGACCAGGTCGCCCTTGCCTTCAATTCCATGGTGGAAGGCCTGAAGGCCATGAACACCTATGTACCACGTTCCTTGTTTATCAAGCTGATGCGGCTGGGCGGCGGGCAGGCGGCAGAGGCACGCGAAGCCGACTTGACGATCCTGTTCACTGACATTGTCGGCTTCACGGCTCTTTCGGAGCACATGAGCGCGGAAGAAACCGCAGGATTGTTGAATGATCACTTCGCGATCCTTGTTGAGGCTGTCGAATCGGAAGGCGGGACAGTCGACAAATTTCTCGGCGACGGCATGCTCGCGTTCTGGGGTGCCCCTGATGAGCGGCCCGATCATGCCGAGGCAGCTGTTAGAACAGCCCGGCGGATTGCCGCCGCTTTGAAGGAGTCCAATGTCAACGCCAGAGCCGAGGGGCGGCCGGTGATGTTCACGCGCATCGGGATCCACTCCGGGCCCGCAGTCGTTGGGAATGTGGGAGCGCTTGATCGCTGGAATTACACGGTTGTCGGAGACACCGTGAATGCTGCGGAAAGGCTTCAAACACTCGGCAAGGAAGTGGAAGGCGAGCCGGAAGTCACCATTCTTGCAAGTGCGGACACGGTCTCCAGGCTTCCTGGTGAGCAGCACAAGCGCCCGGTCGGAGCGCATCATCTGCGTGGGCGCAGCGGTCTGATGGAAGTTTACTGGTTAGATCCTCACCCACTTGCGTCTACCGGCAAGACCTCACCACGAGAGCTTCCCGTGTCAGCTGCAGAGTAG
- a CDS encoding ABC transporter ATP-binding protein, which translates to MNVLSIEGLTVDFNTAEGRVRAVDDVSFVVPENRTVALVGESGSGKTVISQTIMGLLPQAASISSGKVILADPTGAEPPVDIAALERKGPQMRHLRGNRVAIIFQEPMTSLSPLHTIGDQIGEAALLHRDVSGGVARELTQEMLRLVQFPDPQRALDTYPFELSGGLRQRAMIAMAMICRPALLIADEPTTALDVTIQAEILKLIREVQSELRMSVLMITHDFGVVANMADEIAVIYHGRIMEKGTAEQLFSNPQHDYLKALLNAVPSFHMDKDDRLVPIRPIELKSEDLTKNRPHCDVAPGEPLVEMRNVTKRFSLRKGSLLSARTKTMTALDNISLTIRRGECLGLVGESGSGKTTAAKAILRALDLEGGEVLYNRGKGLENIADLKGADLMDYRRRVQLIFQDPFSSLNPRMTINDTLLEPFEVHGIGTQQERSERVRNLMDLVGLDPRFLRRYPHSFSGGQRQRIGIARALALNPEFILCDEPTSALDVSVQAQILNLLQDLKRDLNLTYLFVSHNLAVVDYVADRIAVMCRGRMVELGETRTVVGNPLHPYTKALLSAVPEPDLSTPLDFAALDANRASEPDIWPEPFRITDGVEPSLVEMEPDHFVCAPGLKNSGAQEGTAA; encoded by the coding sequence GTGAATGTTCTCTCGATCGAGGGACTGACGGTTGATTTTAATACGGCGGAAGGCCGCGTGCGCGCCGTTGACGACGTATCCTTCGTCGTTCCTGAGAACCGGACGGTTGCACTTGTTGGCGAATCCGGCTCCGGAAAAACCGTTATTTCTCAAACGATCATGGGACTGTTGCCCCAAGCCGCAAGCATATCGTCGGGCAAGGTGATCCTGGCTGATCCGACGGGGGCGGAGCCGCCGGTCGACATTGCGGCTCTGGAGCGAAAGGGGCCGCAAATGCGGCATCTGCGCGGTAACCGGGTCGCGATCATCTTTCAGGAGCCGATGACATCGCTCTCGCCACTGCACACCATCGGTGACCAGATCGGCGAAGCAGCACTGCTGCACCGGGATGTCTCGGGTGGTGTAGCGCGGGAACTGACGCAGGAAATGCTGCGTCTCGTGCAGTTTCCCGATCCCCAGCGTGCCCTCGACACTTATCCCTTCGAACTGTCCGGCGGTCTTCGACAGCGCGCGATGATTGCCATGGCAATGATCTGCCGTCCGGCGCTTTTGATCGCCGATGAGCCGACGACGGCGCTCGACGTCACGATCCAGGCGGAGATCCTGAAACTCATTCGCGAGGTTCAGTCCGAGCTGCGCATGTCGGTGCTGATGATTACCCATGACTTTGGTGTCGTCGCCAATATGGCGGACGAGATTGCGGTGATCTATCACGGCCGTATCATGGAAAAGGGTACTGCGGAGCAACTCTTTTCCAATCCGCAGCACGACTATCTGAAAGCGCTGCTGAATGCCGTCCCGAGCTTTCATATGGACAAGGACGACCGGCTCGTTCCCATTCGGCCCATCGAACTGAAGTCGGAAGATCTGACGAAGAACAGGCCTCATTGCGACGTTGCCCCTGGTGAGCCGCTTGTCGAAATGCGCAATGTCACCAAGAGGTTCTCTCTGCGCAAGGGATCATTGCTCAGTGCGCGGACAAAGACCATGACCGCGCTGGACAACATAAGCCTGACGATCAGGCGCGGCGAATGTCTTGGTCTTGTGGGCGAATCCGGATCCGGCAAGACAACCGCTGCAAAAGCCATTCTCAGAGCACTTGATCTGGAAGGCGGCGAGGTTCTCTACAATCGTGGCAAGGGACTGGAGAATATTGCCGACCTGAAAGGCGCGGACCTGATGGACTACCGCCGCCGGGTACAGCTCATATTCCAGGATCCTTTTTCCTCGCTCAATCCGCGCATGACGATCAACGATACGCTCCTCGAGCCGTTCGAAGTCCACGGGATAGGCACCCAGCAGGAACGGTCTGAGCGCGTTCGCAATCTGATGGATCTTGTGGGGCTGGACCCGAGATTCCTGCGCCGGTATCCGCATTCGTTCTCCGGTGGTCAGCGCCAGCGTATCGGCATTGCACGTGCCCTCGCGCTCAATCCCGAATTCATCTTGTGCGATGAACCGACATCGGCACTCGACGTCTCTGTGCAGGCGCAGATCCTGAACCTGCTTCAGGACCTCAAGCGCGACTTGAACCTCACCTATCTGTTCGTGAGCCACAACCTTGCTGTGGTAGATTATGTGGCCGACCGTATCGCAGTGATGTGCCGCGGGCGCATGGTCGAATTGGGAGAAACACGAACAGTCGTTGGCAATCCGCTTCATCCGTATACCAAGGCGCTTTTGTCCGCCGTGCCGGAACCGGACTTGTCGACGCCACTCGATTTTGCAGCGCTGGATGCCAACAGAGCCAGCGAACCGGACATCTGGCCGGAACCGTTCCGCATTACCGACGGCGTTGAACCGTCGCTGGTCGAAATGGAACCAGATCATTTTGTTTGCGCACCCGGACTCAAGAATTCCGGGGCACAAGAGGGGACTGCAGCATGA
- a CDS encoding ABC transporter substrate-binding protein, with translation MKLLDWKRTGLFVTAALLASPLAALELKETPGLDASLPPVAERVPSEPLVVDMEAKGRTVGQHGGSLDTLIGRSKDVRLINVWGYARLVGYNDRLELVPDILANVEVEDGRIFTLHTREGHKWSDGDPFDAEDIRYYFEDIVSNENLTPSGLPPFLVVNGKGPKFEVIDDTTVRFTWDDPNPLFLPELAKSRPPFIYRPSHYLRQFHEKYGDPDFITKEAGKVKARSWAPLHNKKDDMYNARNVELPTLQPWVRKRDDSDLRFVLERNPFYHRVDSTGQQLPYIDEIIMTVADGKLIPAKSQAGESNLQARNLSFSDITVLKKGEKQNDYVTALWSNAKGSEIAIKPNLTVKDPVWRELLRDARFRHALSLGIDRVLLNRVLFFGLGTPGNDTVLAASPLYKPEFTSKWADYDPEKANALLDEIGLTERDDDGVRLLPDGRPLEIIVETAGEAQVQEDALELVSEMWGEIGIKLFAKPSQRDNMRERAIAGDLVMSVWWGFENGIPTSEMPPSDYVPVRGDELSWHSWGDYYETQGEGGEKPDWPPAERLMELYRSWLVSKTPEERTKIWEEILQIHAEETIHIGLVSGVRQPVVIKDVKNVPLEGIYGWDPGAHFGIHRMDEFYLSE, from the coding sequence ATGAAGTTACTGGACTGGAAGAGGACGGGGCTGTTTGTAACAGCGGCCTTGCTCGCGTCGCCGCTGGCGGCGCTGGAACTGAAGGAAACACCGGGCCTGGATGCATCGCTTCCACCTGTCGCTGAGCGCGTGCCTTCCGAACCGCTTGTTGTCGATATGGAAGCAAAGGGACGCACCGTCGGCCAGCACGGTGGTTCGCTTGATACCCTGATTGGCCGTTCCAAAGACGTTCGGTTGATCAACGTATGGGGCTATGCCCGTCTGGTGGGATACAACGACAGACTCGAACTGGTTCCCGATATTCTCGCCAATGTCGAGGTTGAAGATGGCCGGATATTCACGCTGCACACACGTGAAGGTCACAAATGGTCCGACGGAGATCCATTCGACGCCGAAGATATCCGCTACTACTTCGAGGACATAGTCAGCAATGAAAACCTGACGCCGTCCGGCTTGCCGCCCTTCCTCGTTGTAAACGGCAAAGGACCGAAATTCGAAGTTATCGACGACACGACGGTCCGTTTTACCTGGGATGACCCGAACCCGCTTTTCCTGCCGGAGCTGGCAAAGTCCCGGCCACCGTTCATCTACCGGCCTTCGCACTACCTGAGGCAGTTTCACGAAAAATACGGTGATCCGGATTTCATTACCAAGGAAGCCGGCAAGGTAAAGGCGCGCAGCTGGGCGCCGCTGCACAACAAGAAAGACGACATGTACAACGCCCGCAATGTTGAATTGCCGACATTGCAGCCCTGGGTCCGCAAGAGGGACGACAGCGACCTGCGCTTCGTGCTCGAGCGGAACCCCTTCTATCACCGCGTCGACAGCACGGGCCAACAGCTGCCCTATATTGACGAAATCATCATGACGGTCGCCGATGGCAAGCTTATCCCGGCGAAATCGCAAGCCGGTGAAAGCAATCTTCAGGCACGCAACTTGAGTTTCTCGGACATTACTGTTCTGAAAAAAGGCGAGAAGCAGAACGATTATGTGACGGCGCTCTGGTCCAATGCCAAGGGTTCGGAGATCGCGATCAAACCGAACCTGACGGTAAAGGATCCGGTCTGGCGCGAACTCCTGCGCGATGCGCGTTTCCGGCACGCCCTGTCGCTCGGCATTGACCGGGTTCTTCTCAATCGCGTGCTGTTCTTCGGTCTTGGCACACCCGGCAACGACACCGTTCTGGCTGCAAGTCCCCTTTACAAGCCAGAGTTCACCAGCAAGTGGGCGGACTACGATCCGGAAAAAGCGAATGCGCTTCTGGATGAGATCGGCCTGACCGAGCGCGATGATGACGGTGTCAGGTTGCTGCCCGACGGTCGTCCGCTCGAGATTATCGTCGAGACCGCCGGCGAGGCTCAGGTTCAGGAAGACGCTCTCGAACTGGTCAGTGAGATGTGGGGCGAGATCGGTATCAAATTGTTTGCAAAGCCAAGCCAGCGGGACAACATGCGCGAGCGCGCCATTGCAGGCGATCTAGTGATGTCAGTCTGGTGGGGCTTTGAAAACGGCATTCCCACCTCGGAAATGCCACCATCCGACTACGTTCCGGTTCGCGGCGATGAACTGTCCTGGCATTCATGGGGTGACTACTATGAAACCCAGGGCGAAGGCGGTGAAAAACCCGATTGGCCGCCCGCTGAGCGGTTGATGGAACTCTACCGGTCCTGGCTTGTGTCGAAGACACCGGAAGAGCGCACCAAGATCTGGGAGGAAATTCTTCAGATCCACGCAGAGGAAACCATCCATATCGGTTTGGTTTCGGGTGTCCGCCAACCTGTTGTCATCAAGGACGTTAAGAATGTTCCGCTTGAGGGCATCTATGGCTGGGACCCGGGCGCTCATTTTGGCATTCATCGGATGGATGAATTCTATTTGAGCGAGTAG
- a CDS encoding ABC transporter permease, which yields MLYYIIRRIFMMVPTLLVISFLTFFIIELPAGDYISNQIAALKSSGEQSSVAKLEFLRKEFSLDRPFFERYLIWIGLWPGPHGFDGLIQGNWGWSFEFDKPVEQVVGPTLPLTIVLNFATILFVYVVSFPIGIYSATRQYSWGDYGFTFLGYIGLATPNFLLALILLYLFNQWFGLSVGGLMAPEYIDQPWSFDKAMSVLAHLIVPTIVIGTSGTAAMIRRLRANLLDELHKQYVTTGRAKGLKENQLLIKYPLRMAINPFIADIGNLIPSMVSGSVIVSVVMSLPTVGPILLSALQSQDQFLSGFILLFVAVLTLIGMLISDLLLAVLDPRIRLGGRASS from the coding sequence GTGCTCTATTACATTATTCGCCGGATTTTCATGATGGTCCCAACCTTGTTGGTGATCAGCTTTTTGACCTTTTTCATCATTGAGCTTCCGGCCGGAGACTATATTTCCAACCAGATAGCTGCTCTCAAATCGTCCGGAGAGCAGTCCTCGGTCGCCAAGCTTGAATTTCTGCGCAAGGAGTTCTCGCTCGACCGTCCCTTTTTCGAACGCTACCTGATCTGGATTGGCCTGTGGCCGGGCCCGCACGGGTTCGATGGTCTCATTCAGGGAAACTGGGGCTGGTCCTTCGAATTCGACAAACCGGTCGAACAGGTGGTGGGACCGACCCTCCCGCTGACGATTGTGCTCAATTTCGCGACGATTCTTTTCGTTTACGTCGTTTCGTTTCCGATCGGGATCTACTCGGCGACACGACAGTATTCCTGGGGCGACTATGGGTTCACGTTTCTGGGTTACATTGGGCTGGCGACCCCGAACTTCCTATTGGCTCTGATCCTGCTCTACCTTTTCAATCAATGGTTTGGCCTGTCAGTCGGTGGACTGATGGCACCTGAATACATTGATCAGCCCTGGAGCTTCGACAAGGCGATGTCGGTTCTGGCCCATCTGATCGTGCCGACGATCGTTATCGGGACTTCCGGCACAGCGGCGATGATCCGCCGGCTTCGGGCCAATTTGCTGGATGAATTGCACAAGCAATACGTCACCACGGGCCGCGCGAAGGGCTTGAAGGAAAACCAGTTGCTGATCAAGTATCCACTGCGCATGGCGATCAACCCGTTCATCGCCGACATCGGGAACCTGATCCCGTCGATGGTCTCTGGTTCGGTCATTGTGTCGGTGGTCATGAGCCTGCCGACCGTCGGACCGATCCTGCTCTCGGCGCTGCAGTCGCAGGATCAGTTTCTTTCAGGCTTTATCCTGCTGTTCGTCGCGGTGCTGACGCTGATCGGCATGCTGATTTCAGACCTGCTGCTGGCCGTGCTTGATCCACGCATACGTCTCGGTGGGAGGGCATCGTCATGA
- a CDS encoding ABC transporter permease, producing the protein MSMDTKDGTPAREVEHYVDPTPFNPAVTEEMTEEQERFYQASQWQIMWWKFKRHKIAVWSGVVLILFYLCVPFAEVIAPYGPNSRDSLHLFAPPQSVHLFHEGSFVGPFVYGMTSEIDMETLQWVFTENTDDVQPIRFFCRGDSYEFWGLFDADFHLFCAAEGGTLFLIGTDRLGRDQFSGLVYGARLSLTVGLVGVTISIVLGLFFGGIAGYFGGILDSIIQRMIEIIRSLPELPLWMALSAALPVTWSPIWIYFGLTIILGLLDWPGLARAVRSKLLSLREEEYAKAAVLMGAKPKRVITRHLLPGFTSHIIASATLSIPAMILGETALSFLNLGLRRPAVSWGVLLNEAQNISVVTVYPWLMAPVIPIIIVVLAFNFLGDGLRDAADPYK; encoded by the coding sequence ATGAGCATGGATACGAAAGACGGCACGCCCGCCCGCGAAGTTGAACATTATGTCGATCCGACGCCGTTCAATCCGGCCGTCACGGAAGAAATGACGGAGGAACAGGAGCGGTTTTACCAGGCTTCCCAGTGGCAGATCATGTGGTGGAAATTCAAGCGCCACAAGATTGCTGTCTGGTCCGGTGTCGTGCTGATCCTTTTCTACCTGTGCGTCCCCTTTGCCGAAGTGATAGCACCCTACGGCCCGAATTCGCGCGACAGCCTGCATCTGTTTGCGCCGCCTCAGTCGGTGCATCTCTTTCACGAAGGCTCGTTTGTCGGCCCTTTCGTCTATGGCATGACGTCGGAGATCGACATGGAGACCCTGCAATGGGTGTTCACGGAAAATACCGATGACGTCCAGCCGATCCGCTTTTTCTGCCGCGGAGACTCCTACGAGTTCTGGGGTCTGTTTGATGCCGACTTCCACCTGTTCTGCGCGGCCGAGGGCGGAACGCTGTTCCTGATCGGAACGGACCGGCTTGGCCGCGACCAGTTCTCCGGACTTGTTTATGGCGCACGTCTCTCGCTCACCGTCGGTCTTGTCGGTGTCACGATCTCGATCGTTCTTGGCCTCTTCTTCGGCGGTATAGCCGGTTATTTTGGCGGCATCCTGGACAGCATCATCCAGCGCATGATCGAAATCATTCGCTCGCTGCCCGAACTCCCGCTCTGGATGGCGCTTTCTGCGGCCTTGCCGGTCACCTGGAGCCCGATCTGGATCTATTTCGGACTGACCATCATTCTCGGCTTGCTGGATTGGCCGGGGTTGGCACGCGCGGTCCGATCAAAACTCCTGTCCCTGCGCGAAGAAGAATACGCCAAGGCAGCCGTCTTGATGGGCGCCAAGCCGAAACGCGTCATTACCAGGCACCTGTTGCCAGGTTTCACCAGTCACATCATTGCCTCGGCGACCCTGTCCATTCCGGCCATGATCCTGGGGGAAACGGCGCTCTCCTTCCTGAACCTTGGACTGCGACGACCGGCCGTGTCCTGGGGTGTTCTACTGAACGAAGCCCAGAACATTTCCGTCGTTACCGTCTATCCTTGGCTGATGGCACCCGTGATCCCGATCATAATCGTTGTTCTGGCGTTCAATTTCCTGGGTGATGGTTTGCGCGACGCGGCAGATCCCTATAAGTGA
- a CDS encoding class I SAM-dependent methyltransferase encodes MSKNATTAEGWDEEYEAGRWAFLRSLPESGRYGIIGMWLSLTGSMDEVLDIGCGEGLLYERLQPMGIKRYVGMDLSPASLEIANVDPAIASLRAGDMHTFEPQEGEAFSAIVFNEVLHFADDPAAVVSRYVPFLKPDGVIALSMYSPKRPESGANKLINSLWAATDDETKWEVLDDYRLVSDKKGVTWRMRLVKPHS; translated from the coding sequence ATGTCAAAAAATGCCACCACTGCCGAAGGCTGGGACGAAGAATACGAAGCCGGGCGCTGGGCCTTTCTACGCTCGCTTCCCGAAAGTGGTCGCTACGGCATCATCGGCATGTGGCTGTCCCTGACCGGCTCCATGGACGAGGTCCTCGATATCGGCTGCGGTGAAGGACTGCTTTATGAGCGGCTGCAGCCCATGGGTATCAAGCGTTACGTCGGCATGGATCTGTCGCCTGCTTCGCTTGAAATTGCCAATGTCGATCCGGCTATCGCGTCGCTTCGTGCCGGTGACATGCACACGTTTGAGCCGCAGGAAGGTGAAGCCTTTTCAGCCATCGTGTTCAACGAAGTGCTGCACTTCGCGGACGATCCGGCAGCCGTGGTCAGCCGCTATGTACCGTTTCTGAAGCCAGACGGCGTCATCGCGCTTTCCATGTATTCCCCGAAGCGGCCTGAGTCCGGCGCCAACAAGCTGATCAACAGCCTCTGGGCGGCAACCGACGACGAAACGAAATGGGAAGTCCTCGACGACTACCGCCTTGTATCGGACAAGAAAGGCGTTACATGGCGGATGCGGCTTGTGAAGCCTCACAGTTAG